In a single window of the Pseudoxanthomonas sp. F37 genome:
- the pstS gene encoding phosphate ABC transporter substrate-binding protein PstS, with protein MLNSLKSRVALLALASAFSAPVFAADVTGAGASFVYPVMTKWSADYAKATNNRVNYQSIGSGGGIAQIKAGTVDFGSSDAPLKPEELAKYGLAQFPSVIGGVVPVVNVAGLKPGQLKLDGPTLANIFLGTIKTWNDPAIAALNPGLTMPAQRITVVRRSDGSGTTFNFVNYLSKVSPEWKSKVGEGTTVQWPTGVGGKGNEGVAAYVKQIKGGIGYVELSYALQNKMPYASLKNASGNFVQPNDETFAAAAASAEWGKSKDFFLVMTNAPGANSWPITATNFILIHKAPKKGNKDARDFFRWVYANGDAQAKSLDYVPLPPALVQQIETYWKANLKY; from the coding sequence GTGCTCAACTCGCTCAAATCCCGCGTGGCGCTGCTCGCGCTCGCCTCGGCCTTCTCGGCGCCGGTGTTCGCCGCCGACGTGACCGGCGCCGGCGCATCGTTCGTGTATCCGGTGATGACCAAGTGGTCCGCCGACTATGCCAAGGCCACCAACAACCGCGTCAACTACCAGTCGATCGGTTCGGGCGGCGGCATCGCGCAGATCAAGGCCGGCACGGTGGACTTCGGCTCCTCCGACGCCCCGCTGAAGCCGGAAGAACTGGCCAAGTACGGCCTGGCCCAGTTCCCGTCGGTGATCGGCGGCGTGGTCCCCGTCGTCAACGTTGCCGGTTTGAAGCCCGGCCAGCTGAAGCTGGACGGACCGACCCTGGCCAACATCTTCCTGGGCACCATCAAGACCTGGAACGACCCGGCCATCGCCGCCCTGAATCCGGGCCTGACCATGCCGGCGCAGCGCATCACGGTCGTCCGCCGCTCGGACGGCTCGGGCACCACGTTCAACTTCGTCAACTACCTGTCCAAGGTCAGCCCGGAGTGGAAGAGCAAGGTCGGTGAAGGCACCACCGTGCAGTGGCCGACCGGCGTGGGCGGCAAGGGCAACGAAGGCGTCGCCGCCTACGTGAAGCAGATCAAGGGCGGCATCGGCTATGTCGAGCTGTCCTACGCGCTGCAGAACAAGATGCCTTACGCCAGCCTGAAGAACGCTTCGGGCAACTTCGTGCAGCCGAACGACGAGACCTTCGCCGCTGCGGCCGCCAGCGCCGAATGGGGCAAGTCCAAGGACTTCTTCTTGGTCATGACCAACGCCCCGGGCGCGAACTCCTGGCCGATCACCGCCACCAACTTCATCCTGATCCACAAGGCGCCGAAGAAGGGCAACAAGGACGCGCGCGACTTCTTCCGCTGGGTCTACGCCAACGGCGACGCCCAGGCCAAGTCGCTGGACTACGTCCCCCTGCCGCCGGCGCTGGTGCAGCAGATCGAGACGTACTGGAAAGCGAACCTGAAGTACTGA